In the Gammaproteobacteria bacterium genome, one interval contains:
- a CDS encoding glycine zipper 2TM domain-containing protein has product MTNRLRIMVALALGVSLACPVAAYDERSEGAYYDYAKVMRVEPVSRIVRVSEPRRDCWEEPVTRYRRHAGHGGDSYTPSILGGILGGVVGNQFGSGSGRDVMTVAGTVLGASIGRDTQRAGRYRSESYTTTEVHCETRNDYREVERPDGYRVTYRYRDEVFVRHMDHDPGERIRVRISVQPADY; this is encoded by the coding sequence ATGACGAACAGACTTCGAATAATGGTGGCCCTCGCGCTCGGTGTGAGCCTGGCCTGCCCGGTGGCGGCCTACGACGAGCGCTCCGAGGGGGCATACTATGATTACGCGAAGGTGATGCGGGTGGAGCCCGTCAGCCGCATCGTCAGGGTATCCGAGCCGCGTCGTGACTGCTGGGAAGAGCCCGTGACGCGCTATCGGCGGCATGCCGGTCACGGCGGTGACTCCTATACACCCTCCATTCTGGGTGGCATCCTCGGCGGCGTGGTGGGCAACCAGTTCGGGTCCGGCTCGGGGCGTGACGTGATGACCGTGGCGGGTACGGTGCTCGGTGCCTCCATCGGCCGTGACACCCAGCGTGCCGGGCGCTATCGCAGCGAGTCCTACACCACCACGGAAGTCCATTGCGAGACACGAAATGACTATCGAGAAGTGGAGCGGCCCGACGGCTATCGGGTCACCTATCGCTACCGCGACGAGGTGTTCGTTCGCCACATGGACCATGACCCGGGGGAGCGGATACGGGTGCGTATCTCGGTCCAACCCGCGGATTACTGA
- a CDS encoding peptidase M4, protein MVVLTVVLAPAAVALDADRDRNGPRQTMDRDAAAAAARHATGGRVLGVERRRGNGDEYRVRVLTPDGTVRTLEIDERSGRPRR, encoded by the coding sequence GTGGTGGTATTGACGGTCGTCCTCGCCCCCGCAGCCGTCGCCCTGGACGCGGATCGCGACCGCAACGGTCCCAGGCAGACCATGGACAGGGACGCGGCGGCGGCCGCCGCCCGTCACGCCACCGGGGGACGGGTACTGGGGGTGGAACGTCGCCGCGGCAATGGCGATGAGTACCGGGTGCGGGTCCTCACCCCGGACGGCACCGTCCGCACCCTGGAGATCGATGAGCGTTCGGGCCGCCCCCGGCGCTGA
- a CDS encoding response regulator transcription factor, protein MRILVIEDEPLLRRRLEGELRAAGHVVDGADSGEEGLFLGGEYPVDVAVVDLGLPDVDGVEVIRRWRRDGLAFPIIILTARGRWQDKVAGLEAGADDYVVKPFQMEELMARLKALARRASGWTEARLRCGPIEVDTASQGVSVHGAPVGLTAYEYRLLEYIVLHAGEVLSKSVLTEHLYAEDDDRDSNVLEVLVGRLRRKLDPDGSLAPIETLRGRGYRLRLTRDTAGGG, encoded by the coding sequence ATGAGGATCCTCGTCATCGAAGACGAACCCTTGCTGCGCCGGCGCCTCGAGGGCGAACTGCGCGCGGCGGGCCATGTGGTGGATGGCGCGGACAGCGGTGAGGAGGGCCTGTTCCTCGGTGGCGAGTACCCCGTCGACGTGGCCGTCGTGGACCTCGGACTGCCCGATGTGGACGGCGTGGAGGTGATCCGGCGCTGGCGGCGGGACGGCTTGGCTTTCCCCATCATCATCCTCACCGCCCGGGGTCGGTGGCAGGACAAAGTGGCAGGACTCGAGGCGGGTGCCGACGACTACGTGGTCAAGCCCTTCCAGATGGAGGAGTTGATGGCGCGCCTGAAGGCCCTGGCGCGGCGGGCGTCCGGTTGGACCGAGGCGCGCTTGCGTTGCGGGCCCATCGAGGTGGATACCGCATCCCAGGGGGTCTCCGTCCACGGTGCGCCGGTCGGTCTCACCGCCTATGAATACCGCCTGCTGGAATATATCGTCCTCCATGCCGGCGAGGTGTTGTCCAAGAGCGTCCTCACGGAGCACTTGTACGCCGAGGACGACGACCGCGACAGCAATGTGCTCGAGGTATTGGTGGGCCGGTTGCGCCGCAAGCTGGACCCGGACGGCAGTCTGGCCCCCATCGAGACCCTGCGAGGCCGCGGCTACCGCCTGCGCCTGACGCGGGACACGGCCGGCGGAGGCTGA
- a CDS encoding ATP-binding protein produces MGHRPGSLITRLVISTAVMLTVALGLAGLSLDRGFRDSARTALQDRLEAHLYGLMGLVQIDEQGAISVPDSLAEPGLTGSESDLYAAIWNGDGRLLWQSPSASARDLPRPAATSRPAYKDFGHDAVHGTYSTSLTVRWEMAPDEHRLLTFTVVEAETRFKDEIAAFRRSLWGGLAASALFLVAAHLALLRLSMKPLLRLIREVKAIEAGHEERFTPDYPVEILPLTRNMNALLDQDRARLARYRDSLADLAHSLKTPLSILHGIKEDLEPGGAARRQMDEQLERMQGAVDYHLQRAAVAGRVPLSGTVEMAPLVAELRRSLDKVYDDRRVEFTADLQAGLRFRGDRGDLMEILGNLMDNAWKWCRGRVRLTLRRTAGPDDALLVRVEDDGPGVADIHWGRLGERGFRPCPGVPGHGIGLAVVRDLAAEYGGVPEFGRSPLGGLQVSLRLAP; encoded by the coding sequence ATGGGCCATCGGCCCGGGTCTCTGATCACCCGGCTGGTGATCTCCACCGCCGTCATGCTCACCGTGGCCCTGGGGCTGGCGGGTCTCAGCCTGGACCGGGGCTTCCGGGACTCGGCGCGGACCGCGCTGCAGGACCGCCTGGAGGCCCACCTGTACGGCCTCATGGGGTTGGTGCAGATCGACGAGCAGGGTGCCATCTCGGTCCCCGACAGTCTCGCCGAACCGGGCCTCACAGGAAGCGAGAGCGACCTCTATGCCGCCATCTGGAATGGCGACGGCCGACTCCTGTGGCAATCCCCTTCCGCCTCGGCGCGGGATCTGCCACGGCCGGCGGCGACGTCTCGACCCGCTTACAAGGACTTCGGCCATGATGCCGTCCACGGCACTTATAGTACCTCCCTGACCGTACGCTGGGAAATGGCGCCGGACGAACATCGCCTGCTCACCTTCACCGTGGTCGAGGCGGAGACCCGTTTCAAGGACGAAATCGCCGCCTTCCGTCGCTCGCTGTGGGGCGGTTTGGCGGCCTCGGCGCTCTTTCTCGTGGCGGCCCACCTCGCGCTGTTGCGCCTCAGCATGAAACCCCTGCTGCGTCTCATTCGGGAAGTGAAGGCGATCGAGGCCGGCCACGAGGAACGCTTTACCCCCGACTATCCGGTGGAAATCCTGCCCCTGACCCGGAACATGAACGCCCTGCTCGATCAGGATCGAGCCCGCCTCGCCCGTTACCGCGACAGCCTCGCCGATCTGGCCCACAGCCTGAAGACCCCCTTGAGCATCCTTCATGGCATCAAGGAAGACCTCGAACCCGGGGGCGCCGCCCGCCGCCAGATGGACGAGCAACTGGAACGCATGCAGGGCGCGGTGGACTATCATCTCCAGCGCGCCGCCGTGGCGGGCCGGGTACCCCTGTCGGGCACGGTGGAGATGGCCCCGCTGGTGGCGGAATTGCGACGCAGCCTCGACAAGGTCTACGACGACAGACGGGTCGAGTTCACCGCCGACCTCCAGGCAGGACTCCGTTTCCGCGGCGACCGCGGCGACCTCATGGAGATCCTGGGCAATCTCATGGACAACGCCTGGAAATGGTGCCGTGGCCGGGTGCGCCTGACACTGCGGAGGACCGCCGGCCCGGACGATGCCTTATTGGTACGGGTGGAGGACGACGGTCCCGGCGTCGCCGACATCCATTGGGGGCGCCTGGGGGAACGGGGTTTCCGGCCCTGCCCGGGCGTCCCCGGGCACGGCATCGGCCTGGCCGTGGTCAGGGATCTGGCGGCGGAATACGGCGGTGTGCCCGAATTCGGACGGAGCCCCCTGGGCGGGCTCCAGGTGAGCCTGCGGCTGGCGCCGTGA
- a CDS encoding EAL domain-containing protein, giving the protein MHRLLSAQLEDLGLATVTPPDAAGWRRLLAAVDAVYGTIHDHAAAGGSASLLLRDVTEKRRAEERALLLDSVFKAAAEGVLVMDRDRRPLFGNPAFHDITGLQLDAPLGDVLGFLSLDHRSPIQASIWDHLERYSAWQGEFSGRRADGTVLPLWLTLNTVRDAAGDITHYVMVFADISQLKKSQGELEYIATHDALTQLPNRMLFQDRLVQAIRRAERRGTSGAVMFLDLDRFKVINDSLGHHAGDELLRQVAERLQGVCRAQDTFARLGGDEFTLIAEDIDNATNAMRTADKLIHELHRGFVVNGQPLMVTGSIGISMFPDDGTDIEMLLRQADTAMYLAKERGRNNYQLFNKEFSSITLERFSLELELRSALERDEFFLEYQPQYDILKGTMPAAEALIRWNHPLKGLVSPGSFIPVAEISGLIEAIGYWVIRTACRQLRAWDEMGIPPFVVAVNVSRRQLVTPWFKDHVREILLEEGVAGSRLEVEITESAILDQEEIAQRNIYALHEMGIQLAIDDFGTGHSSLVNLKRYPLDRLKIDRTFVQDVEHDTDDLAIVKATLALAHNLDLKVIAEGVETQSQLDILCAEGCTEVQGFLLSRPVSAQRLMERLRPAAASHVASQQ; this is encoded by the coding sequence GTGCATAGGCTGCTCAGCGCACAACTGGAGGACCTCGGGCTCGCTACGGTAACACCGCCCGACGCCGCCGGCTGGCGGCGCCTGCTCGCTGCCGTGGACGCCGTCTATGGCACCATTCATGACCACGCTGCCGCCGGCGGTAGCGCGTCGCTGCTGCTGCGGGACGTGACGGAGAAACGCCGGGCCGAGGAGCGGGCCTTGCTCCTCGACTCGGTGTTCAAGGCCGCCGCCGAAGGCGTGCTGGTGATGGACCGCGATCGCCGGCCGTTGTTCGGCAACCCGGCCTTTCACGACATCACCGGGCTACAGCTGGACGCGCCCCTCGGCGACGTGCTCGGCTTCCTCTCCCTCGACCACCGCAGTCCCATTCAGGCCTCCATATGGGACCATCTGGAACGCTATAGCGCGTGGCAGGGCGAGTTCAGCGGCCGCCGTGCCGACGGCACCGTGCTGCCCCTGTGGCTGACCCTGAATACCGTTCGTGATGCCGCGGGTGACATCACCCACTACGTGATGGTGTTTGCCGACATCTCCCAGCTGAAGAAGTCCCAGGGTGAGTTGGAATACATCGCCACCCACGATGCCCTGACCCAGTTGCCGAATCGCATGCTCTTCCAGGACCGTCTCGTTCAGGCCATCCGGCGGGCCGAGCGCCGCGGTACCTCGGGGGCCGTGATGTTTCTGGATCTCGATCGGTTCAAGGTGATCAACGACAGCCTAGGCCACCACGCCGGCGACGAGCTGCTACGCCAGGTGGCCGAGCGCCTGCAGGGGGTCTGCCGGGCCCAGGACACCTTCGCCCGACTGGGCGGCGACGAGTTCACCCTCATCGCCGAGGATATCGACAACGCCACCAACGCCATGCGTACCGCCGACAAACTCATCCACGAGCTGCATCGGGGCTTCGTGGTCAACGGGCAACCACTCATGGTGACGGGAAGCATCGGCATCAGCATGTTTCCGGATGACGGCACCGATATCGAAATGCTGCTCCGGCAGGCCGACACCGCCATGTACCTGGCCAAAGAAAGGGGGCGCAACAACTACCAGCTGTTCAACAAGGAGTTCAGTTCCATAACCCTGGAGCGATTCTCCCTCGAACTGGAACTGCGCAGCGCCCTGGAGCGGGACGAATTCTTCCTCGAATACCAGCCCCAGTACGACATCTTGAAGGGTACCATGCCCGCCGCCGAGGCCCTCATTCGCTGGAACCACCCCCTGAAGGGCCTGGTGTCACCCGGCAGCTTCATACCGGTGGCGGAGATCTCGGGGCTCATCGAGGCCATCGGCTACTGGGTCATCCGCACGGCGTGCCGCCAGCTGCGGGCCTGGGACGAGATGGGCATTCCCCCCTTCGTGGTGGCCGTCAACGTGTCCCGCCGTCAACTCGTCACGCCGTGGTTCAAGGACCATGTGCGCGAGATCCTGCTGGAAGAGGGCGTGGCGGGCAGCCGCCTGGAGGTGGAGATCACGGAGAGTGCCATCCTGGACCAGGAGGAGATCGCCCAGCGCAACATCTATGCCCTCCACGAGATGGGCATCCAGTTGGCCATCGACGACTTCGGCACCGGCCACTCGTCCCTGGTGAATCTCAAGCGCTATCCCCTGGACCGCCTCAAGATCGACCGCACCTTCGTCCAGGACGTGGAACATGACACCGATGATCTGGCCATCGTCAAGGCCACCCTGGCGCTGGCGCACAACCTGGACTTGAAGGTCATCGCAGAAGGCGTGGAGACCCAGTCCCAGTTGGATATCCTGTGTGCCGAGGGCTGTACCGAGGTCCAGGGCTTTCTGCTCAGCCGTCCCGTATCGGCGCAGCGCCTGATGGAACGGCTGCGACCCGCTGCCGCATCCCATGTCGCGAGTCAACAATAG
- a CDS encoding acetyltransferase produces the protein MTYIDVFNGDADGLCALQQLRLAHPVDSTLITGVKRDIALLERVSCTAGTRVTVLDVSLDKNRAGLLNLLEAGAHVQYFDHHYHGEIPRHPHLETHLDVTSDRGTSLIVDDYLGGRFRAWAVVGTFGDNFDDQARKAGQALHLSSEDLERLRWLGVYLNYNGYGAAVTDLHIPPDALFLRMRPYADPLEFIERDEAFKRLESGYRNDMARAADLSPALDGGACALYVLPAAPWARRVSGVLANQLASGAPERAHALLTQLDGGGYVVSVRAPLAKRSGADTLCRQFASGGGREAAAGINHLAEEEYDRFVEAFSAAYC, from the coding sequence GTGACTTATATAGACGTTTTCAACGGTGATGCGGACGGCCTTTGTGCCCTACAGCAGCTCAGACTGGCCCATCCTGTCGACTCGACCCTCATAACGGGTGTCAAACGGGATATTGCCCTCCTGGAACGAGTATCCTGCACCGCCGGCACCCGCGTAACGGTCCTCGATGTATCCCTGGACAAGAACCGTGCCGGCCTTCTGAACCTGCTGGAGGCCGGTGCCCATGTTCAGTACTTTGACCACCATTACCATGGGGAGATTCCCCGACACCCCCATCTGGAAACCCATCTCGATGTTACGTCGGACAGGGGAACCAGTCTCATCGTGGACGATTACCTGGGGGGGCGCTTCCGGGCCTGGGCCGTGGTGGGTACCTTCGGGGATAACTTCGACGACCAGGCCCGGAAGGCGGGGCAGGCCCTCCATCTGTCGAGTGAAGACCTGGAGCGGCTGCGGTGGCTGGGTGTCTACCTCAATTACAACGGCTATGGCGCCGCCGTGACAGACCTTCATATCCCACCCGACGCGCTGTTTCTCAGGATGCGGCCTTACGCCGATCCGCTGGAATTCATCGAGCGGGACGAGGCCTTCAAGCGTCTGGAGAGCGGCTATCGCAACGATATGGCGCGCGCCGCCGATCTCTCGCCGGCCCTGGACGGCGGGGCCTGCGCCCTCTACGTGTTACCGGCCGCACCATGGGCGCGGCGGGTCTCGGGGGTACTGGCCAACCAGTTGGCCAGCGGCGCCCCGGAACGGGCCCACGCCTTACTGACGCAGCTCGACGGGGGAGGGTACGTCGTGAGTGTGCGGGCCCCGCTGGCGAAGCGGAGCGGTGCCGATACCCTGTGCCGGCAGTTCGCCAGCGGCGGCGGGCGCGAGGCGGCCGCCGGCATCAACCATCTGGCAGAAGAGGAATACGATCGTTTCGTGGAGGCCTTTTCCGCGGCCTATTGTTGA
- a CDS encoding Rrf2 family transcriptional regulator, which translates to MRISAKSRHAVAAMIDLGLKSQQRPVALVDVLDDHDISLSYLEQIFSRLKESKLVEGIRGPRGGYRLARPAEEITVADIIGAVEDTSARGRKGRVTGRQSVAHELWDDLSQQINDFLDGIKLSEMLGRTNITEFARRHPRHFQTDKRRAA; encoded by the coding sequence ATGAGAATTTCCGCGAAAAGCCGTCATGCTGTTGCCGCGATGATCGACCTGGGCCTCAAGTCCCAGCAGCGTCCGGTGGCGCTGGTGGATGTCCTGGATGACCACGACATATCCCTGTCCTACCTGGAGCAGATCTTCAGCCGTTTGAAGGAGAGTAAACTGGTCGAGGGCATACGGGGACCGCGCGGAGGTTACCGGCTCGCCCGGCCGGCGGAGGAGATCACCGTTGCGGATATCATCGGCGCCGTGGAGGACACCAGCGCGCGGGGCCGCAAGGGCCGCGTGACCGGCCGGCAGTCCGTGGCCCACGAGTTGTGGGATGACCTCAGCCAGCAGATCAACGATTTCCTCGACGGCATCAAGTTGTCGGAGATGCTGGGGCGTACCAACATTACCGAGTTTGCGCGTCGCCATCCCCGGCACTTTCAGACAGACAAGAGGCGTGCCGCCTGA
- a CDS encoding endonuclease/exonuclease/phosphatase family protein → MIPHAVGIPRDPQGVSLGDQSPGRRLKVLSYNIQTGIATTRYRDYVTHGWRHLVPHTRRWQNLDLMVESGLRAFDIVGLQEMDGGSMRTGYVNQARYLAERADFPFWYNQVNRRMGRLARHSNGLLSRIEPTETFDYKLPGLPGRGALLSRFGHHPHWITVIVVHLALSQRARSRQMLFLSQLVNAHPHAVVMGDFNCDSNAPEVKLLLDSTDLVLPDTEENTFPTWRPSRRIDHILVTREIVVEKAYVPQWAYSDHLPVALELRIPPDVLP, encoded by the coding sequence ATGATTCCACACGCCGTGGGCATCCCCCGGGACCCGCAGGGCGTCAGCCTGGGCGACCAGTCCCCGGGGCGCCGTCTCAAGGTGCTCAGCTACAACATCCAGACCGGCATTGCCACCACCCGTTATCGGGACTACGTTACCCACGGCTGGCGCCATCTCGTCCCCCATACGCGTCGCTGGCAAAACCTGGACCTGATGGTGGAATCGGGCCTGCGCGCCTTCGATATCGTAGGCCTGCAGGAGATGGACGGCGGCAGCATGCGCACCGGTTACGTCAACCAGGCCCGCTATCTGGCGGAACGCGCCGATTTCCCGTTCTGGTACAACCAGGTCAATCGGCGCATGGGCCGGCTCGCCCGCCACAGCAACGGGCTGTTGTCGCGTATCGAGCCCACCGAGACCTTCGATTACAAGCTCCCCGGGCTGCCGGGGCGCGGGGCGCTGCTGTCACGCTTCGGACATCATCCCCACTGGATCACGGTGATCGTCGTCCACCTGGCCCTGAGCCAGCGGGCGCGCAGCCGCCAGATGCTGTTCCTGAGCCAACTGGTCAACGCCCATCCCCATGCCGTGGTGATGGGCGATTTCAACTGCGACAGTAACGCACCGGAGGTCAAGCTGCTGTTGGACTCCACGGATCTGGTACTGCCCGACACCGAGGAGAACACCTTTCCCACCTGGCGCCCAAGCCGGCGCATCGACCATATCCTGGTGACCCGTGAGATCGTGGTGGAAAAGGCCTACGTACCTCAGTGGGCCTACTCGGATCACCTGCCGGTGGCCCTGGAACTGCGGATCCCGCCGGACGTGTTGCCCTGA
- a CDS encoding response regulator, with the protein MPTILLVEDSPTEAYVIADILARHGYQTLTAATGEEGIDMARNHRPDLILMDVVMPGLNGFQTTRKLAKDEQTAHIPVIVVSSKDQDTDRIWAIRQGARDYIVKPVKEDLLIDRVQAHLAQI; encoded by the coding sequence ATGCCGACCATCCTGCTCGTCGAAGATTCGCCCACCGAGGCCTACGTCATCGCCGATATCCTGGCCCGCCATGGCTATCAGACCCTGACCGCCGCCACCGGCGAGGAGGGCATCGACATGGCCCGCAACCACAGGCCCGATCTCATTCTGATGGACGTGGTCATGCCGGGGCTGAACGGCTTCCAGACCACCCGCAAGCTGGCCAAGGATGAGCAGACCGCCCATATACCGGTCATCGTGGTGTCCTCCAAGGATCAGGATACGGACCGCATCTGGGCCATCCGCCAGGGGGCCCGGGATTACATCGTCAAGCCGGTCAAGGAAGACCTGCTCATCGACCGCGTCCAGGCCCATCTTGCCCAGATCTAG
- a CDS encoding LysR substrate-binding domain-containing protein has translation MTLTELRYIVAVGRERHFGRAAESCFVSQPTLSVAIRKVEEELGVVLFERGRGEVLVTATGETIITRAEQVLREVEGIREAAAHHEGDLAMPLRLGAIFTVAPYLLPEIIPLLRDSAPDMPLLIEENYTHVLSEHLRKGELDVIVISLPFHEPGIETEPLYEEPFVILMPASHPWTQQDTIPAAQMADENILLLGPGHCFRDQVVEACPECVQPGGSNALRGMVGSSLETIRHMVASGLGVTVLPCSSAGAEKYSRRLVAIRRFVDPEPQRVVALAWRRGFTRPGAVDAVKQAIRHSGLTCVRMLGDAG, from the coding sequence ATGACCCTCACCGAACTCAGGTATATCGTGGCCGTAGGGCGGGAGCGTCACTTCGGGCGGGCGGCGGAGAGCTGCTTCGTCAGCCAACCCACCCTGAGCGTGGCCATCCGCAAGGTCGAAGAGGAGCTGGGCGTCGTCCTGTTCGAACGGGGCCGGGGCGAGGTGCTGGTGACCGCCACAGGCGAGACCATCATCACCCGGGCCGAGCAGGTGCTGCGGGAGGTCGAGGGGATCCGGGAGGCCGCGGCGCATCACGAGGGGGATCTGGCCATGCCCCTGCGCCTGGGGGCCATCTTCACCGTCGCCCCCTATCTGTTGCCGGAGATCATCCCGCTCCTGCGGGACAGCGCACCCGACATGCCCCTGCTCATCGAGGAAAACTATACTCACGTCCTGAGCGAACATCTGCGCAAGGGTGAGCTGGACGTCATCGTCATCTCCCTGCCCTTTCATGAGCCGGGCATCGAGACGGAACCCCTCTACGAAGAGCCCTTCGTGATCCTCATGCCGGCCTCCCATCCCTGGACCCAGCAGGACACCATTCCGGCCGCCCAGATGGCGGACGAGAACATCCTGCTCCTGGGGCCGGGACACTGTTTTCGCGACCAAGTGGTGGAGGCATGTCCGGAATGCGTTCAGCCCGGCGGCAGCAATGCCCTGCGCGGCATGGTAGGCAGCTCCCTGGAGACCATCCGCCACATGGTGGCCTCGGGTCTCGGCGTCACCGTGCTGCCCTGCTCCTCGGCGGGGGCGGAGAAGTACTCACGGCGTCTGGTGGCCATCCGGCGTTTCGTCGATCCGGAGCCCCAACGCGTGGTGGCCCTGGCCTGGCGTCGCGGCTTCACCCGTCCCGGGGCCGTAGATGCCGTCAAGCAGGCGATCCGGCATTCCGGTCTCACCTGCGTACGCATGCTCGGTGATGCCGGCTGA
- a CDS encoding MgtC/SapB family protein, whose product MTELGAVELFTRFGLALAIGLLVGLERGWHKRGREFGAVAGTRTFALTALLGALSGLLAQAYGGLLLGMVFAAMALVLFFAHRVEAAKDGDPGITTAVAGLVTFGLGATVMHGYLAVSAALGVVTMVLLGTKPMFREAVARLEQQELYAIFKLLLITVVVLPVLPNEGYGPWNALNPYAIWWMVVLIGGISFVGYFAVKLIGPRLGLGATALFGGLAASTAVTLNFSRLGRSSPSLRRLLSAGILLASGTMFPRVLLLAWLLHPPMGMALVPAMAVMGAVTYGGALWLWRRSGDDAQEEEPQGLKNPFDLRTALQFGLLLVVILLFAHGLREWLGDAGLYVLAAVSGLNDVDAINLSTATMSRAGDVATAVAATTVTIAAISNTLVKAGMAGAIGGMAMGRYVGGVLVLAAVAGGAVVLL is encoded by the coding sequence ATGACGGAACTCGGCGCTGTTGAACTGTTCACCCGCTTCGGTCTCGCCCTGGCCATCGGCCTGCTGGTGGGCCTGGAGCGGGGCTGGCACAAGCGGGGACGGGAGTTCGGGGCCGTGGCCGGCACCCGTACTTTCGCCCTCACCGCACTCCTGGGTGCCCTGTCGGGACTGCTGGCGCAGGCCTATGGCGGGCTGCTGCTGGGCATGGTGTTCGCGGCGATGGCCCTCGTGCTGTTCTTCGCCCACCGCGTCGAGGCGGCCAAGGACGGTGACCCCGGTATCACCACCGCGGTTGCGGGCCTCGTGACCTTCGGCCTGGGGGCGACCGTGATGCACGGTTACCTGGCGGTGTCGGCGGCCCTGGGCGTGGTCACCATGGTGCTGCTGGGCACCAAGCCCATGTTTCGCGAGGCGGTGGCGAGGCTCGAGCAACAGGAACTCTACGCCATCTTCAAGCTCCTGCTCATCACGGTGGTGGTGCTGCCGGTGCTACCGAACGAGGGCTACGGGCCATGGAATGCCCTCAATCCCTATGCCATCTGGTGGATGGTGGTACTCATCGGTGGCATCTCCTTCGTCGGCTACTTCGCCGTCAAGCTCATCGGTCCACGCCTCGGCCTGGGTGCCACGGCCCTTTTCGGGGGCCTCGCCGCCTCCACCGCGGTGACCCTCAACTTCTCCCGCCTGGGGCGTTCCAGCCCGTCCCTGCGGCGGTTACTGTCGGCGGGGATCCTGCTGGCCTCCGGCACCATGTTTCCCCGCGTCCTGCTGCTGGCGTGGTTGCTCCATCCACCGATGGGCATGGCCCTGGTGCCGGCCATGGCCGTCATGGGGGCCGTGACCTACGGTGGCGCGCTGTGGCTGTGGCGCCGCAGCGGCGACGACGCCCAGGAAGAGGAGCCCCAGGGGCTGAAGAACCCCTTCGATCTGCGTACCGCATTGCAGTTCGGACTGCTGCTGGTGGTCATCCTGCTGTTTGCCCATGGCCTGCGGGAATGGCTGGGGGATGCAGGCCTCTACGTGCTGGCGGCGGTGTCGGGCTTGAACGATGTGGACGCCATCAATCTCTCCACCGCCACCATGAGCCGTGCCGGGGACGTGGCGACCGCCGTCGCGGCTACCACGGTGACCATCGCCGCCATCAGCAACACCCTGGTGAAGGCCGGGATGGCGGGCGCCATCGGCGGCATGGCCATGGGGCGTTACGTGGGCGGGGTGTTGGTCCTGGCGGCCGTGGCGGGCGGCGCCGTCGTGCTCCTGTGA